A window of the Alnus glutinosa chromosome 4, dhAlnGlut1.1, whole genome shotgun sequence genome harbors these coding sequences:
- the LOC133866497 gene encoding uncharacterized protein At3g17950, giving the protein MLDPANHMLPPQSSPTISSVSSSDLDTESTGSFFHDRSTTLGTLMGVSFPAITFRAPSQNRDPQASVSSVSVSRKTKKPRKNNNAPAVSLARRRWWRLCRDDGAKPASLGEFLEVERRFGDGAFFGAAAELEGVEVEQQQQQQQQRNGIGRLLFADGRVLPPAADGDGDVDDGASTAGALCRFPVSLTGICSGGAG; this is encoded by the exons atgttagatcCAGCAAACCACATGCTTCCTCCACAATCATCTCCCACCATCTCCTCCGTCTCCTCCTCCGATCTCGACACCGAG TCTACAGGGTCTTTCTTTCACGATAGAAGCACGACTCTGGGGACTCTAATGGGCGTCAGCTTCCCTGCCATTACCTTCAGAGCTCCGTCTCAAAACCGTGACCCTCAGGCGTCCGTGTCCTCGGTTTCCGTTTCCCGGAAGACCAAGAAGCCCAGGAAGAACAACAACGCTCCGGCCGTCTCGCTCGCTCGGCGGAGGTGGTGGCGGCTTTGCAGGGACGACGGCGCGAAGCCGGCCTCGCTCGGTGAGTTTCTCGAGGTGGAGCGGAGGTTCGGGGACGGTGCGTTCTTCGGTGCCGCGGCGGAGCTTGAAGGCGTGGAGGTGGAAcagcaacagcagcagcagcagcagaggAATGGGATCGGACGGCTGTTGTTCGCCGATGGGCGGGTGCTTCCGCCAGCCGCTGATGGTGATGGCGATGTTGATGATGGGGCATCGACGGCTGGGGCGCTCTGTAGATTCCCGGTTTCACTCACTGGGATCTGTAGCGGCGGAGCAGGATAG
- the LOC133865433 gene encoding dynamin-related protein 5A-like has product MHLSPSLMRSSVIGVDQYLSASGYLGDNIRRFFCGQRTETPFQMVNSTGKYLRWTQKFYDVIFTRVSRVDLMRKSSSLILGLAVCSEVTADVARMDTKIEATSDIAHLRRSAMLFKRTFKRAEPRNPCPSSASQQLT; this is encoded by the coding sequence GAGTTCAGTGATAGGTGTGGACCAATATTTGAGTGCAAGCGGTTACCTGGGAGATAACATTCGCCGATTTTTTTGTGGCCAAAGGACCGAAACACCATTTCAAATGGTGAATTCCACAGGCAAATATCTCAGGTGGACTCAGAAGTTCTATGATGTCATCTTCACGAGGGTGTCCAGGGTAGATTTGATGAGGAAAAGTTCAAGCCTTATATTGGGTTTGGCCGTCTGCAGTGAAGTTACGGCTGATGTGGCCAGGATGGACACTAAAATTGAGGCTACTTCTGATATTGCTCATCTTAGGAGATCTGCAATGTTGTTTAAAAGGAcctttaaacgagctgagcccAGAAATCCTTGTCCGAGCTCAGCTAGCCAGCAACTTAcctga